The following coding sequences are from one uncultured Tateyamaria sp. window:
- a CDS encoding class II aldolase and adducin N-terminal domain-containing protein: MNVTEIRPNMDHWQDRVDLAAAFRWTVRLNMHEAVANHFSLAINDDGTKFLMNPNQMHFSRIKASDLIVVDANDPASMDGPDAPDPTAWGLHGGMHRHCAHARCAMHVHSPYATALAALADSTLPPVDQNGCMFFNRVVVDEDYGGLAFEEEGERCARLFDDPKKRVMVMGNHGIMVIGDTVAETFNRMFYFERACQTYLLALQTGRPLRVIPDEIAEKTAQEIETYPEQDLRHLAELKAILDEEGSTYAN; this comes from the coding sequence ATGAACGTTACCGAAATTCGTCCCAACATGGACCACTGGCAAGACCGCGTGGACCTGGCCGCAGCCTTTCGCTGGACCGTACGATTGAACATGCATGAAGCGGTCGCGAACCACTTCTCCCTCGCCATCAACGATGACGGCACCAAGTTCCTGATGAACCCCAACCAGATGCATTTTTCGCGTATCAAGGCATCGGACCTGATCGTGGTGGATGCGAACGACCCCGCCAGCATGGATGGGCCCGACGCACCCGATCCGACCGCGTGGGGCCTGCACGGTGGCATGCACCGGCACTGCGCGCATGCAAGATGTGCCATGCATGTCCATTCACCCTATGCCACGGCCCTTGCCGCCCTGGCCGACAGCACGTTGCCACCGGTCGACCAAAACGGATGCATGTTCTTCAACCGTGTTGTGGTGGACGAGGATTACGGCGGACTTGCCTTCGAAGAAGAGGGGGAGCGCTGTGCCAGGTTGTTCGATGATCCGAAAAAAAGGGTCATGGTTATGGGCAATCACGGGATCATGGTCATCGGCGACACGGTGGCCGAAACCTTCAACCGCATGTTCTATTTCGAGCGGGCCTGTCAAACCTATCTTCTGGCCTTGCAGACCGGCAGGCCTTTGCGGGTGATCCCGGATGAGATTGCCGAAAAGACGGCACAGGAGATCGAAACGTACC
- a CDS encoding VOC family protein, translated as MDYDSIDADGFGRSLRGIGLNLLVRDVAAQIAFLETVFGMRAYQPTSDFAIMSHGDVVFQLHSDGTYHSHPLLGLLPENPPRGAGIEIQLYQTDPDAAVARASDIGASILQEPTDKPHGLREAYILCKNGYAWVPSRPK; from the coding sequence ATGGACTATGATTCAATAGATGCAGACGGCTTTGGCCGCAGCCTGCGTGGCATCGGCTTGAACCTTCTGGTGCGCGATGTTGCGGCCCAGATTGCCTTTTTAGAGACTGTATTCGGCATGAGAGCCTATCAGCCGACAAGCGATTTTGCGATCATGTCGCACGGCGATGTCGTGTTTCAGTTGCACAGCGATGGGACATACCATTCGCACCCTCTTTTGGGCCTGCTTCCTGAAAATCCGCCGCGTGGCGCCGGCATCGAAATTCAGTTGTACCAGACCGATCCCGACGCGGCCGTTGCCCGCGCATCGGATATCGGCGCGTCCATCCTGCAAGAGCCAACGGACAAGCCCCATGGTCTGCGCGAAGCCTACATTCTGTGCAAAAACGGGTATGCCTGGGTTCCCTCACGCCCGAAATAG
- the ade gene encoding adenine deaminase, whose protein sequence is MEHDLFPSWPDVAPDLVNVAAGRTPADMVIRGGVWVNVHTRETLPDHDIAIKHGRIACILPDASGQIGPETEIIEAKGRYMIPGLCDGHMHIESGMLTPAEFAAAVIPHGTTTMFTDPHEIANVLGLEGVRLMHDEALMQPVNIWTQMPSCAPSAPGMETTGYEISTKDVVEAMGWPGIIGLGEMMNFPGMAAADPQMLAEVAATQRAGKTVGGHYASPDLGPDFAAYVAGGPADDHEGTCEADAIARMRQGMRSMIRLGSAWYDVETQITAITDKGLDPRNMILCTDDCHSGTLINDGHMNRVVRHAIECGCDPLVALQMATINTATHFGLEREIGSLTPGRRADVILTSDLRALPVEQVIARGKTVSVSGNLTVDCPHLDWPTKARQTVNMGAPKTASDFEIAAPEGRNSVTANVIGVVENQAPTKALKRDMPVSDGKVEPHGDTCQIALVERHRATGSVTNALVSGFNYQGKMAMASTVAHDSHHMIVVGTDRDQMALAANRLADVGGGITIFRDGEELALVELPIAGLMSDSPAREVAAKADKMVQAMVDCGCTLNNAYMQHSLLALVVIPELRISDLGLVDVRTFDFIPILEPTT, encoded by the coding sequence ATGGAACATGACCTTTTCCCGTCCTGGCCCGATGTTGCCCCCGATCTAGTGAATGTCGCCGCAGGCCGCACGCCCGCGGACATGGTCATTCGTGGCGGTGTCTGGGTGAACGTGCACACACGAGAAACCCTGCCAGACCATGACATCGCCATCAAACATGGGCGCATCGCTTGTATTTTGCCGGATGCAAGCGGCCAGATCGGTCCCGAAACCGAAATCATCGAAGCCAAGGGTCGCTACATGATCCCCGGCTTGTGCGACGGACACATGCACATCGAATCCGGTATGTTGACCCCCGCCGAATTTGCCGCTGCCGTCATTCCGCATGGCACCACCACGATGTTCACCGACCCGCACGAAATCGCCAATGTCCTTGGCCTCGAAGGCGTGCGGTTGATGCATGACGAGGCGCTGATGCAGCCCGTCAACATCTGGACCCAGATGCCCTCGTGTGCGCCATCCGCGCCGGGGATGGAGACGACAGGATACGAGATCAGCACCAAAGATGTGGTCGAAGCCATGGGATGGCCCGGTATCATCGGACTGGGAGAGATGATGAATTTCCCCGGCATGGCCGCCGCCGACCCCCAGATGCTGGCCGAGGTGGCGGCAACGCAACGTGCGGGCAAGACAGTGGGCGGGCACTATGCCTCGCCGGACTTGGGACCGGATTTCGCCGCCTATGTGGCGGGTGGCCCTGCCGATGACCACGAAGGCACATGCGAGGCAGACGCTATTGCCCGGATGCGCCAAGGCATGCGGTCCATGATCCGACTGGGCAGCGCGTGGTATGACGTGGAAACGCAGATCACCGCGATCACGGACAAGGGGCTTGACCCCAGAAACATGATCCTGTGCACCGACGACTGCCATTCCGGTACGCTGATCAATGACGGGCATATGAACCGCGTGGTGCGCCACGCGATTGAATGCGGCTGTGATCCACTGGTTGCGCTGCAAATGGCAACGATCAATACGGCGACGCATTTCGGACTGGAGCGTGAGATCGGGTCGCTGACACCCGGGCGCCGCGCAGACGTGATCCTGACTTCGGACCTCAGGGCCTTGCCTGTTGAACAGGTCATCGCGCGCGGAAAAACAGTCTCTGTATCAGGGAATTTGACCGTGGACTGTCCGCATCTCGACTGGCCGACCAAGGCCCGTCAGACCGTGAACATGGGCGCGCCCAAGACTGCCTCCGACTTCGAAATCGCAGCGCCCGAGGGGCGCAATTCCGTCACTGCCAACGTCATCGGCGTTGTCGAAAACCAGGCACCAACCAAGGCACTGAAGAGGGACATGCCCGTCAGCGACGGCAAGGTCGAGCCGCACGGGGACACCTGCCAGATCGCTCTGGTCGAACGGCACCGGGCGACAGGTAGCGTTACAAACGCGCTGGTGTCGGGCTTCAATTACCAGGGCAAGATGGCTATGGCGTCGACCGTGGCGCATGACAGCCATCACATGATTGTCGTGGGCACCGACCGGGATCAGATGGCCTTGGCCGCCAATCGTCTTGCCGACGTGGGCGGGGGCATCACCATTTTTCGGGACGGCGAAGAACTGGCGCTTGTCGAATTGCCCATTGCGGGCCTCATGTCCGACAGCCCCGCACGCGAGGTGGCGGCCAAAGCCGACAAGATGGTGCAGGCCATGGTCGATTGCGGCTGCACCCTCAACAATGCGTATATGCAGCATTCGCTGCTGGCGCTTGTCGTTATTCCTGAACTGCGCATCTCTGACCTTGGACTGGTCGATGTGCGCACGTTTGATTTCATTCCCATACTCGAGCCAACAACATGA